The following proteins are co-located in the Plasmodium brasilianum strain Bolivian I chromosome 11, whole genome shotgun sequence genome:
- a CDS encoding F-box protein FBXO1 — protein MGNKIPENKKRQFILYKDIKNRIKKKNHIDIKSNIYICKLNEKDLQNFNNEIFDTYNTYEENQEQYITSDQEEKEGTEIKINLKKTKDNEEFYKCTHIKGKNSFIKGISNRKEKEIGKEKDKREDLWYIKKKDYDKEKNTNYFELDYGCFYNLEEKTKTPQKSYSKFVKIKKKKSLTMLTQLQNGQNLKQKNREKKEGGEEEEEEEDEQMVTNNAVVNEKAKFSSLKIKNNLTDDNYKTSTRRNEKGLFQSIGTGNVHPTNNSRVDDKEETLRSSFKSMEIKLLPGDTYTMHKKCSSVHKKNNASKCNSNSNSIIGSNSIVSCNSITTSNHIRDSCSSINSERTNGQKSIFREKHQTGALIFSKKFFNLFKEKKILQNVLSFLNCTDLLEFQKTCSIIYIYVSDFLDYICLNIYSNFKRAYGLYFIPFNFFYKYEYLYTDKPSFRMDCILIAKIEKGCIGYNNRFGYKYKYIYDKKKSNYYVYFNFNVLKSNSSKTIEIHKDISYNNGDDINVSHIINNDVCSNDYICIPINLYNFIGIVDFNSISFISNKLSKYLSYNNHLDDQLWYNSDEYKILIKENNLISAQCFLPHLKHIKTIYSGIDVTVMKSTYKAVEPGKMGKRSYILWGNYFIIEKKFDPVFTFLKREGLQHDYVYHNFYLRVGDSIIFYLIKGGNNDI, from the exons ATGGGAAATAAAATAcctgaaaataaaaagaggcagttcattttatataaagatataaaaaatagaattaaaaaaaaaaatcatattgATATTAagagtaatatatatatatgtaaattaaatgaaaaagacttacaaaattttaacaatgaAATATTTGATACGTATAACACATATGAAGAAAACCAAGAGCAGTATATTACGAGTGATCAGGAGGAAAAGGAAGGcacagaaataaaaataaatttaaaaaaaacgaaagataatgaagaattttataaatgcacacatataaagggaaaaaatagcTTCATTAAAGGAATATCAAATAGGAAAGAGAAAGAGATAGGAAAAGAGAAAGATAAAAGAGAGGATCTGtggtatataaaaaaaaaagattatgacAAGGAAAAgaatacaaattattttgaattagATTATGgttgtttttataatttggaggaaaaaacaaaaacaccGCAAAAGAGTTACAGTAAAttcgtaaaaataaaaaaaaaaaaatcattaacCATGTTAACACAGTTACAAAATGggcaaaatttaaaacaaaaaaatagagaGAAAAAGGAGGGAGGAGaggaggaagaagaagaagaagacgAGCAGATGGTGACAAATAATGCAGTGGTTAACGAAAAAGCgaaattttcttcattaaaaataaaaaataatttaactgatgataattataaaacatcTACTAGGAGAAACGAAAAGGGTTTATTTCAAAGTATCGGAACAGGAAATGTACATCCTACTAACAATTCACGCGTAGACGACAAAGAAGAAACGCTTAGGTCGTCTTTTAAGTCGATGGAAATAAAACTGCTACCAGGAGATACTTATACGATGCATAAGAAATGTAGCTCTgtgcacaaaaaaaataatgcaagTAAGTGTAACAGCAACAGTAATAGCATCATCGGTAGTAACAGCATCGTCAGTTGTAACAGTATCACCACCAGTAACCACATTAGGGACAGTTGTTCCAGTATTAACAGCGAACGGACAAACGGACAAAAAAGCATATTTCGCGAAAAGCACCAAACAGGTGCACTGATATTTTCGAAgaaatttttcaatttgtttaaagaaaaaaaaattctacaAAATgtgttatcatttttaaacTGTACTGACCTATTGGAATTTCAAAAAACATgttcaattatttatatatatgttagcGATTTTTTggattatatatgtttaaatatatactctAATTTCAAAAGAGCTTATggtctttattttataccatttaattttttttacaagtaCGAGTACCTCTACACGGACAAGCCATCGTTCCGCATGGACTGCATCCTTATTGCAAAG ATAGAGAAGGGGTGCATAGGTTATAACAACAGGTTTGGTTACAAgtacaagtatatatatgacaaaaaaaaaagcaattactatgtgtattttaattttaatgtacTGAAGAGCAATTCATCAAAAACTATAGAAATCCATAAGgatatttcatataataatggAGATGACATAAATGTTtctcatataataaataacgaTGTGTGTTCAaatgattatatatgtatacctataaatttatacaaCTTCATTGGAATTGTTGATTTTAATTCTATTAgttttatttcaaataagttgagtaaatatttatcttaTAATAATCACTTGGATGACCAATTATGGTATAACTCagatgaatataaaatattaataaaagaaaataatttaatatccGCACAATGTTTTCTTCCTCACTTAAAGCATATAAAAACCATTTATTCTGGAATAGATGTCACTGTTATGAAATCCACCTATAAAGCAGTCGAGCCTG GAAAGATGGGCAAAAGAAGCTACATTTTATGGGGAAACTACtttataattgaaaaaaaatttgatcCAGTCTTTACATTTCTAAAGAGAGAAGGATTACAACACGACTATGTGtaccataatttttatttaagagTAGGTGATTCTATAATATTCTATTTAATTAAAGGAGGTAATAATGATATCTAA
- a CDS encoding acyl-CoA synthetase has protein sequence MAEKYTLENFLELKNVNDRYIVDLNTEKKQFSYKELYEEIENFLIFFKSINIIPGDEISIILFNSIEYVLSFLSINFNKNICLPQNTNLKKEEYIKYLVNNCKYIIIHDYNENDENYASIKNKHSYYKNVCAYIEDLAEEYQIGLIKIKKNKTKPYFTYSYTANGIDKNDSKMVASKEPLKGVGNPKNDICLHLHTSGTTSKVKIVQLTNNNIKTTIRNIINSYYINKEDNTVIVMPLYHVHGLIGVLLPILFSKGNVLFQVGHTFSASEFWENVVHYNITYFSAVPTILNILLIRYEKDYIIKGKKNDEKVQHKLKFIRTSSSYLDEKLEKEIEEKFATTVLQAYGMTEACHQVSSNKFIMNNSENVISGVNKKYKSVGIPNVGVIIYNEEKKKICDYNELGEICISGKNIMYGYKEANDNDHIFVYVNTIEQKTNYMMKNKFLEISERVPFFKTGDIGYIDEDNFLFISGRIKDIINRGGEKIIPNEIDDVLKGNKLVRDCLTFACKDDIYGEVINSAVILDERGLMIDGNGEVYAIQAGQNSQTNQTSQACKSNLSMTLTTSSLSPHVSSEKKDPIKEEGEVDALKEYDINMSINLNLYYYKYREELMSYVKNRLANFKVPKNVYFVNNFLKTDTGKLSRRKVSESTENLKKMEINVFDVIALIFRKYEIDYIYGLYGIPINKIIYSFIKNGIYYISFRNEINASISCPAFINTLSGLYNAKINHFPMVLICFENYIDEKISLFEKYNNFQYFAQYNFLKKAKEICFESYHVDSLESFSEQFHNCVCTAIKNKYPVYLNIDYKLIGEKITIDNAIKTLEVSDRNVEAYFGYTMNRIVPNEEQLLFAKLVDSFCNIYKSNKKGVIFLGINCNEGIKYILKIAQLLKLPIYTTAMAKSFIKENYVYNVNACKSYLFENIDFCFAIGSLFNFYFNFGNFKNCKRQNMICIDLKNDQYEQGNPSICDHYFFFDLYYVLKNLYLKIKKSPITIDENVDIDARKKWIADLGDIKKRTIDKLCMDVKNVYFGKYENCGNNKFTMEQALLIIRNILIDYFFSKNGIDEMFKKKYFINYLKYVDSKLIADFVNTAHDNKSVCSDSIRGALNMLSPLATDDEVPEEDCDLSDSSCDEYLSDEQVWKSSTERNSTNNGGNNCGSNNRSKCTAYSKFLTKDIKERIIITNEGSITLILGILYLPKFGPFNYVIPQINGMMGIAMNASISAALNNSGNIVFSILGDSSFGFTSNEIETMCRLKLKIVLIIFNNNGIYGDRDYQEKGVKKVKGNEKDDEKGVVKDASREKGKIVDTNFYLKNPSSLYFFSKYENYIISHGGYGCYIDNKEEFIKKMKYVTDENFKNFPALLNVIIQDNGSVNFHFDKLIQ, from the exons atGGCTGAAAAATACACTTTGGAAAATTTTTTGGAACTGAAAAACGTGAATGATAGGTATATTGTTGACCTAAACACAgagaaaaaacaattttcaTATAAGGAGTTATATGAAGAGATAGAAAACttcctaattttttttaaaagtataaatatcATACCGGGTGATGAGATTTccataattttgtttaatagCATTGAATATgtgttatcatttttaagCATAAACTTTAATAAGAACATATGTTTACCGCAAAATACAAATctgaaaaaagaagagtatataaaatatttagttAACAATTGcaagtatataattatacatgattataatgaaaatgatgaaaattacgctagcattaaaaataaacatagttattacaaaaatgtttGTGCATATATAGAGGACTTAGCTGAAGAATACCAAATTggtttaattaaaataaaaaagaacaaaactAAACCGTATTTTACGTATTCATATACAGCAAATGGGATTGACAAAAATGATAGTAAAATGGTAGCTTCAAAGGAACCGCTAAAAGGGGTAGGTAACCCAAAGAATGATATTTGTCTACATTTGCACACATCAGGTACAACAagtaaagtaaaaatagtacaattaacaaataataatattaaaacaacgattagaaatattataaattcgtattatataaataaagaggACAACACAGTTATTGTTATGCCTTTATATCATGTGCATGGATTAATTGGTGTGTTATTACCTATACTTTTTTCCAAAGGGAATGTATTATTTCAAGTTGGTCATACGTTTAGTGCCTCGGAATTTTGGGAAAATGTAgtacattataatataacCTATTTTTCAGCTGTTCCTACTAtacttaatatattgttaataagatatgaaaaagattatataataaaagggaaaaaaaatgatgaaaaagtACAGCACAAGTTGAAATTTATTAGAACTTCAAGTTCTTATTTAGACGAAAAgttagaaaaagaaattgaagaaaaattTGCAACAACAGTTCTACAAGCATATGGAATGACAGAAGCTTGTCACCAAGTAAgttcaaataaatttattatgaacaattcagaaaatgttatatcaggagtaaataaaaagtataaaagtGTTGGGATACCAAATGTAGgagttataatatataatgaagagaaaaaaaaaatatgtgatTATAATGAGTTGGGAGAAATATGTATCAgcggaaaaaatattatgtatggTTATAAAGAAGCAAACGATAATGatcatatatttgtttatgtgAATACAATAGagcaaaaaacaaattatatgatgaagaacaaatttttagaaatatcTGAAAGGGTTCCTTTCTTTAAAACAGGAGATATTGGGTATATAGATGAagataattttctttttatttcagGAAGGATTAAGGATATCATAAATAGAGGaggagaaaaaattattccaaATGAGATAGATGATGTGTTAAAAGGGAACAAACTGGTTAGGGATTGCTTAACCTTTGCATGTAAAGATGATATATATGGTGAAGTTATTAACAGTGCAGTAATTCTGGATGAACGGGGATTAATGATCGATGGTAATGGGGAGGTATATGCCATTCAGGCTGGGCAGAACAGTCAGACCAACCAAACCAGTCAGGCTTGTAAATCTAATCTGAGTATGACTTTAACAACTTCGAGCCTCTCTCCACATGTGAGTtcggaaaaaaaagatcCTATTAAGGAAGAGGGAGAAGTAGACGCACTGAAAGAATATGACATTAACATGTCCATAAATcttaatttgtattattacaAGTACAGAGAAGAATTAATGAGTTACGTGAAAAACCGTTTAGCAAATTTTAAAGTTCCCAAGaatgtatattttgttaataattttttaaaaacggACACAGGAAAATTATCCAGAAGAAAAGTTTCAGAGAGTACTGAAAATTTGaagaaaatggaaataaacGTTTTTGATGTAATTGCATTAATTTTTAGAAAGTATGAAatagattatatatatggattGTATGGAATaccaataaataaaataatctacagttttattaaaaatggtatttattatataagttttcgaaatgaaataaatgcATCCATAAGTT GTCCAGCATTTATAAACACCTTAAGTGGTTTATATAATGCAAAAATTAATCATTTCCCAATGGTATTAATATGTTTTGAGAATTATatagatgaaaaaataagtttatttgaaaaatataataattttcaataCTTTGcacaatataattttttgaaaaaagcaaaagaaatATGTTTTGAGTCATATCATGTAGATTCATTAGAATCTTTTTCTGAACAATTTCATAACTGTGTATGTACCGctattaaaaacaaatatcctgtatatttaaatattgatTACAAGTTAataggggaaaaaataacaatagaCAATGCTATTAAAACTTTGGAAGTAAGTGACAGAAATGTAGAAGCTTATTTTGGCTATACGATGAACAGAATAGTACCGAATGAAGAGCAGTTATTGTTCGCTAAACTAGTGGATTccttttgtaatatatataaatcaaataaaaagggagttatatttttaggtATTAACTGTAATGAaggtattaaatatatattgaagaTAGCACAACTTTTGAAATTGCCTATTTATACAACTGCTATGGCTAAAtcttttataaaagaaaattatgtatataatgttaATGCATGTAAGTCGTAcctatttgaaaatattgatTTTTGCTTTGCTATTGGAtctttgtttaatttttattttaattttggaaattttaaaaattgtaaaagaCAAAATATGATATGTATTGATTTGAAGAATGATCAATATGAACAGGGGAACCCCTCTATTTGtgatcattatttttttttcgatttatattatgttttaaaaaatttatatcttaAAATTAAGAAGAGCCCTATCACAATTGATGAGAATGTGGATATAGATGCTAGGAAAAAATGGATAGCAGATTTGggtgatataaaaaaaagaactataGACAAACTTTGCATGGATGTAAAAAATGTCTATTTtggaaaatatgaaaattgtGGGAATAACAAATTCACGATGGAACAAGCTCTGCTAATTATTCGGAACATTCTGATTgattatttcttttcaaaaaatggcATTGATGagatgtttaaaaaaaaatattttataaattatttaaaatatgtagatAGTAAGTTAATAGCTGATTTTGTGAACACTGCGCATGATAACAAAAGTGTATGTTCTGACTCCATCAGAGGAGCCCTAAATATGTTATCCCCTTTAGCAACAGATGATGAAGTTCCCGAAGAGGACTGCGACTTGAGTGATAGCAGCTGTGATGAGTATCTGTCGGATGAACAAGTATGGAAGAGTTCTACAGAACGAAATAGCACCAACAACGGTGGTAATAATTGTGGTAGTAATAATCGTAGCAAATGTACGGCATATTCAAAATTCCTGACGAAGGacataaaagaaagaattaTAATCACCAATGAAGGGTCCATAACGTTAATCCTTGGAATATTGTATTTGCCCAAATTTGGTCCATTCAATTATGTCATACCACAGATTAATGGAATGATGGGGATAGCAATGAATGCATCTATCTCTGCAGCTTTGAACAATTCTGGAAATATcgttttttctatattaggTGATTCTTCCTTTGGGTTCACGTCGAACGAAATTGAGACCATGTGCAGGTTAAAGTTGAAAATTGTcctcataatttttaataataatggcaTATACGGAGATAGGGACTACCAAGAGAAGGGGGTAAAGAAGGTGAAAGGAAACGAGAAAGATGACGAGAAAGGAGTTGTGAAAGATGCCTCTAgggaaaagggaaaaattgTCGATACCAATTTTTACTTGAAAAATCCGTCCTCTTTATACTTTTTCAgcaaatatgaaaattacaTTATTTCACATGGAGGATATGGTTGTTACATTGACAACAAAgaagaatttataaaaaaaatgaaatatgtaACAGATGAAAACTTTAAGAATTTCCCTGCATTGCTTAATGTAATTATTCAAGACAATGGTTCTGTTAACTTTCATTTTGATAAACTTATACAATAA
- a CDS encoding hypothetical protein (conserved Plasmodium protein), with amino-acid sequence MVKKITLHGQAILATLYDQAILATLCDPANLGTLCDPANLGTLHGQASLGTLHGQANLGALHGQANLGTLHGQASLGTLHGQAKTNGIAQLGKSFFLACAHRKEQVNKIVYEYFYLEEKIYKVIDRADVRNLFLEDKRKLQQINGGEAHKVDNKKKLNENDYISEKQLKDIINDNTFDKELNNVVLKHISSYVNSSKYFIHLCVFYIYNNEKRKFVELMKNFNNYCFSYEDLFILFYLICRINYKDMHIIRSILNIFEIYYYKIDNLFSYNISNLFFPPYNNLHLAINNLPLPYKIKLINSADKGYHEKSQSSPERSGDKVVEEKEERISSNETTEKITGNGSKENIQDSQNGNILKTEKLNEKKKEHIKSNNLLTKMDESECENILENLQDVDMEKYEKLISKDSIKFINLNIKKEKKRMKIKEMKNEGLKLKSALLTQIKTEVEEKNTEKTGEADAFEIKEVLTIFINDKKLAEKNYYIKDFIDVVVHYFIEHNDALCNNLLILLVFMKKICYYNNKKLNISIELLLINYIKSMNILSEQDIYNFINEKIMSFENMIHVENEDKLDEKNNNENVIYNKDKKSNDILELLYNQQYIYNFTLYDENMFYENKFHYIMNKILKNYFFLVSYMLRLPFLKLHILKSYLNSFNMFMGFFINNKNIFYSFDIGDIAFICTCFLKRKIIKVEIVDKLFSVLHYKIDAFLNLSSRHSYKGKKDSRNHNIKGNNNDSISDDSSKSSNHHNDNRSDNSKASSENNTKENIEEACPFHINDILVFLHFVHFYNLTFDALYKQLLMICFNKFVCLNDTQQLIFFNSVEGIKRRNFTNDEQKSLLDYFMYEKSLQFFLNRNKNIQKESLGYLFIS; translated from the exons ATGGTGAAGAAAATAACATTGCACGGTCAG GCTATTTTAGCAACATTGTATGATCAGGCGATTTTAGCAACATTGTGTGATCCGGCGAATTTAGGAACATTGTGTGATCCGGCGAATTTAGGAACATTGCATGGTCAAGCGAGTTTAGGAACATTGCATGGTCAAGCGAATTTAGGAGCATTGCATGGTCAAGCGAATTTAGGAACATTGCATGGTCAGGCGAGTTTAGGAACATTGCATGGTCAGGCGAAAACTAACGGCATTGCGCAGTTAGGAAAATCGTTTTTCCTTGCCTG CGCTCATCGAAAAGAACAGGTTAACAAAATTGTATAtgagtatttttatttagaagaaaaaatatacaaggTGATTGACCGAGCGGATGTAAGAAATTTATTCCTGGAAGACAAAAGAAAGTTACAACAAATAAATGGAGGAGAGGCACACAAAGTagataataagaaaaaattaaatgaaaatgattatataaGCGAAAAGCAgttaaaagatataataaatgacAACACATTTGACAAAGAGTTAAATAATGTAGTTCTTAAGCACATTAGTAGTTATGTAAATAGtagcaaatattttatacatttgtgtgtattttatatatacaataatgaaaaaagaaagtttGTTGAATtgatgaaaaattttaacaactACTGTTTTAGTTATGAAGATCTGTTTATACTATTCTACTTAATATGcagaataaattataaagatatgcatataattcgtagcattttaaacatttttgaaatttattattataaaatcgataatttgttttcatataatatttctaatttattttttcccccttataataatttacacCTAGCTATAAATAACTTACCATTAccttataaaattaaattgatTAATAGTGCTGATAAGGGTTATCATGAAAAAAGTCAAAGTTCACCTGAACGTTCAGGCGATAAAGTTGTGGAGGAAAAAGAGGAAAGAATCTCCTCTAACGAAACTACGGAAAAGATCACAGGAAATGGAAGCAAAGAAAATATACAAGATAGCCAAAAtggtaatattttaaaaactgaaaaattgaatgaaaaaaaaaaagaacatatcAAGAGCAATAATTTATTGACAAAAATGGACGAGAGTGAATGTGAAAATATACTGGAAAATTTACAAGATGTGGATATGGAAAAGTACGAAAAGCTGATATCAAAAGACagcataaaatttattaatttaaacataaaaaaggaaaaaaaaaggatgaaaattaaagaaatgaAGAATGAAGGACTCAAATTAAAAAGCGCGCTACTAACTCAAATAAAGACGGAAgtagaagagaaaaatacagaaaaaacaGGAGAAGCAGACGCatttgaaataaaagaagtattaacaatttttattaacgaTAAAAAACTAgctgaaaaaaattactacATAAAAGATTTTATAGATGTCGTTGTGCATTATTTCATTGAACACAATGATGCCTTATGTAATAACCTTTTAATACTTCttgtatttatgaaaaaaatatgctattataacaataagaAATTAAATATCAGTATTGAACTTTTGTTaattaattacataaaaagtATGAATATTTTGTCTGAACAagacatatataattttataaatgaaaagataaTGTCTTTTGAGAATATGATACATGTCGAAAATGAGGATAAATTagacgaaaaaaataataacgaaaatgtaatatataataaggatAAGAAGTCGAATGATATATTAGAGTTGTTATACAACCaacagtatatatataattttactctATACGATGAAAACatgttttatgaaaataaatttcattatataatgaataaaattttaaaaaattatttttttttagtaagtTATATGTTAAGACTTCCCTTCTTAAAATTACACATTTTGAAATCTTACTTAAACTCGTTTAATATGTTCATGGggttttttataaataataaaaatattttctactCCTTTGATATTGGTGATATAGcttttatatgtacgtgctttttaaaaagaaaaattatcaaaGTGGAAATAGTCGACAAATTGTTTTCAGTGCTGCATTACAAAATTGATGCATTCTTAAATTTATCATCACGGCATAGCTACAAAGGAAAGAAGGACAGTAGAAATCACAATATTAAGGGCAACAATAATGATAGTATTAGTGACGATAGTAGCAAGAGTAGTAATCATCATAATGACAATCGTAGTGATAACTCAAAAGCGAGCAGTGAAAACAACACgaaagaaaatattgaaGAGGCATGCCCCTTTCACATCAATGACATTCttgtttttcttcatttcgTTCACTTTTACAATTTAACATTTGATGCTTTGTATAAACAATTATTAATGATATGCTTCAACAAATTTGTTTGCTTAAACGACACACaacaattaatattttttaatagcgTAGAgggaataaaaagaagaaactTTACAAATGATGAGCAGAAAAGCTTATTAGATTATTTCATGTATGAAAAAagtttgcaattttttttaaaccgaaataaaaatattcagaAGGAGTCATTAGGGTATTTGTTTATCAGCTAA